The Desulfonatronum sp. SC1 genome window below encodes:
- a CDS encoding murein L,D-transpeptidase family protein: protein MAAQGTDFFVNDHARRAVRRGVMLLVLVCCLPFFSERSVEANVEEFLAKGHGLSISREPEVFLLNALENVQRERLDQAQILLEDLIRDNPDFRLAHLVYADVLAARAGTLRGLGAGVVPDEELAGLEDEVRRRWLYYQQRPNGALLPSSLVALGESEPYALVVDLELSRMYVLANTRGGLRIVDDYYVSGGKEGPEKHREGDRRTPLGVYFIQEHIPGNRLPSLYGWGAFTLDYPNPLDRRLGKTGHGIWLHGNPTGTFSRPPQDSDGCVTMHNKDLEALAPLLGHGNVPVIIARQVDWADPGDLAMTREEKFGMLEAWRLDWESLDSDAYLKHYSREFRSGSQNYSAWARHKRRVNAGKEEIRVQLANVNLFAYPEAPGIMVATFTQDYWSDNYQSTSRKRQFWKHEADGQWRIIYEGTY, encoded by the coding sequence ATGGCCGCGCAAGGGACCGATTTTTTCGTTAATGATCATGCCCGGCGAGCCGTTCGCCGCGGGGTTATGCTCCTGGTTCTTGTCTGTTGCCTGCCGTTCTTTTCCGAACGGTCGGTCGAAGCGAACGTGGAAGAATTCTTGGCCAAGGGCCATGGCTTGAGCATAAGCCGAGAACCCGAGGTGTTTCTGCTCAACGCCTTGGAGAACGTGCAACGTGAACGTCTGGATCAGGCCCAGATTTTGCTGGAGGATCTGATTCGGGACAATCCGGATTTTCGTCTGGCCCATCTTGTCTATGCCGATGTTTTGGCGGCCCGGGCCGGGACGTTACGCGGACTCGGGGCGGGGGTGGTTCCGGACGAGGAACTGGCTGGGCTGGAGGACGAAGTCCGAAGGCGATGGTTATATTATCAGCAACGGCCTAACGGCGCGTTGTTACCGTCCAGCTTGGTCGCCCTGGGGGAGAGCGAACCGTATGCCCTGGTCGTGGATCTGGAACTGTCCCGGATGTATGTCTTGGCAAACACGCGCGGCGGGTTGCGCATCGTGGACGACTATTACGTGTCCGGAGGCAAGGAAGGTCCGGAGAAGCACCGGGAAGGCGACCGACGGACGCCGCTGGGTGTGTATTTCATTCAGGAACACATTCCAGGCAACCGGCTTCCCAGTCTTTACGGCTGGGGAGCCTTCACCCTGGACTACCCAAATCCGCTGGACCGCCGCCTGGGCAAGACGGGGCACGGGATTTGGCTGCATGGAAACCCCACGGGGACCTTCAGCAGGCCGCCTCAGGACAGCGACGGTTGCGTGACCATGCACAACAAGGACCTGGAAGCCCTGGCCCCATTGCTAGGTCACGGCAATGTTCCCGTGATCATCGCGCGCCAAGTTGATTGGGCGGATCCGGGAGACTTGGCCATGACCCGCGAGGAAAAGTTCGGCATGCTGGAGGCGTGGCGTTTGGATTGGGAAAGCTTGGACTCTGATGCGTATTTGAAGCATTACTCGCGGGAGTTTCGTAGCGGGTCTCAGAATTACTCCGCCTGGGCACGGCACAAGCGGCGGGTCAACGCCGGGAAAGAAGAAATCCGGGTCCAACTGGCCAATGTCAACCTGTTCGCATACCCCGAAGCTCCGGGTATCATGGTGGCCACCTTTACCCAGGACTACTGGAGCGACAATTATCAGTCCACATCCCGCAAGCGCCAGTTTTGGAAGCACGAAGCCGACGGCCAGTGGCGGATCATCTACGAAGGAACGTACTGA
- a CDS encoding DVU0524 family FlgM-associated protein, with amino-acid sequence MTIKPFQVQNMLRGYDRHLDQGRRMARYRMLLQRSSPGDMVILSQDARRRQLVEKIATEIMDSLMVSGSNNPVVLDIKEDLQREFGFEMEFRYLPLEPEMQILRKDGEELIEVIGEEKTTILERFWRITLEKVNETML; translated from the coding sequence GTGACCATTAAACCGTTCCAAGTTCAAAACATGCTCCGCGGCTATGACCGGCACCTGGATCAGGGCCGACGAATGGCGCGGTATCGTATGCTGCTCCAGCGGTCCTCGCCGGGGGACATGGTCATCCTGTCCCAGGATGCCCGCCGCAGGCAGCTGGTGGAGAAAATCGCCACCGAGATCATGGACAGCCTGATGGTTTCCGGAAGCAACAACCCCGTGGTACTGGACATCAAAGAAGATCTGCAAAGGGAGTTCGGCTTTGAAATGGAATTCCGGTATCTTCCCCTGGAGCCCGAGATGCAGATTCTGCGTAAGGACGGCGAAGAGTTGATCGAGGTCATCGGCGAGGAGAAGACCACCATTCTTGAACGTTTCTGGCGCATTACCCTGGAAAAGGTCAACGAGACGATGCTGTAG
- the flgM gene encoding flagellar biosynthesis anti-sigma factor FlgM, with the protein MEIKKLIDTFRPADNREVGNKPARGGSTSGTSTQQSDRVTLSAGAQTLRAAMTAAQASSGVRTERVEQLRSQVETNTYQMNSRKTAEKMIEQERGEWERSI; encoded by the coding sequence ATGGAAATCAAAAAGCTCATAGATACCTTTCGGCCCGCGGATAATCGGGAAGTGGGGAACAAGCCGGCTCGTGGCGGATCCACTTCAGGAACCTCGACTCAACAGAGCGACAGAGTCACTCTTTCCGCCGGGGCCCAGACTTTGCGAGCCGCCATGACCGCCGCCCAGGCGAGTTCCGGGGTGCGTACGGAGCGGGTGGAACAACTCCGGAGTCAGGTGGAGACCAATACCTACCAGATGAATAGCCGCAAGACCGCCGAAAAAATGATTGAGCAGGAACGCGGTGAATGGGAGCGCTCGATTTGA
- the fliW gene encoding flagellar assembly protein FliW, which translates to MVQKKERVIHSRVGPLHVEQDRLILFPKGLVGFEAQRDFALVRLREDSAFFLLQSCTDPQLGLMVADPYVYVPDYRIKISTAEQDLLRLKNIREAVVLVTVTIPPGKPEDAVLNLVGPLVINIRLRRGMQVPQNLLRHPPRLHLAGGGQTGEGPPCEPS; encoded by the coding sequence ATGGTCCAGAAAAAAGAAAGAGTGATTCATTCGCGGGTCGGGCCGCTGCATGTGGAACAGGATCGCTTGATCCTTTTTCCCAAGGGATTGGTGGGTTTTGAAGCGCAACGGGATTTCGCGCTGGTCCGGTTGCGGGAGGATTCGGCCTTCTTCCTGTTACAGAGCTGCACGGACCCGCAACTTGGGCTAATGGTCGCCGACCCCTACGTGTACGTGCCGGATTATCGGATAAAGATCAGTACGGCGGAGCAGGACCTGTTGCGCTTGAAGAACATTCGCGAGGCCGTGGTCCTGGTCACCGTGACCATCCCTCCGGGCAAGCCGGAAGACGCGGTGCTGAACCTGGTCGGCCCCCTGGTCATCAACATTCGCTTGCGCAGAGGGATGCAGGTTCCGCAGAACCTGTTGCGTCACCCTCCCAGGCTACATCTGGCTGGGGGAGGTCAAACAGGCGAAGGCCCGCCATGTGAGCCGTCATAA
- the csrA gene encoding carbon storage regulator CsrA, producing the protein MLILTRKAGESLYLGDDIKVTVLKVQGNQVKLGFDIPRDLTVHREEVYLRIKEENLMAAQATEQDFFMATELWSRKKKE; encoded by the coding sequence ATGCTCATTTTGACCCGGAAGGCAGGGGAAAGTCTGTACCTGGGTGATGATATCAAGGTCACCGTGCTCAAGGTCCAGGGCAATCAGGTCAAGTTGGGGTTCGACATCCCCAGGGATCTGACCGTACACCGGGAGGAGGTCTATTTGCGAATCAAGGAAGAGAATCTGATGGCCGCTCAGGCCACGGAGCAGGACTTTTTCATGGCGACGGAACTATGGTCCAGAAAAAAGAAAGAGTGA
- the flgL gene encoding flagellar hook-associated protein FlgL: protein MRVSHRNIYANVLSYMNRSLSSLVELNLQASSQKKINRPSDDPIGMSRVLSYRDSMASMAQYRKNIDTAQGWNSLADENLIQVNVVITRLKELAQQAATGTLSADNREQISFEARQLYSQLITLSNASYEGKYIYSGHKTDTAAFREALFAQSNGNGTLDGNILSVEGGTSGTVLVQFLDDGGLSSAPPPAFRYSNDGGKSWNNGTYDPAPPLNTQVLLMGGVRVTVNNTANVVATDIANDDNDTSGSWLWVRPTAVYQGDDENSIAVEHFGSTPGLNPEAAGVFKTNVNIRIDSNDGTNIGFSYSTDGGRSWTEGNTAPVGTPSLPVPGGFLNLATNPVPGDQFVIRPNRALMHVEISQNETIQINNIGKDVFGGLYNSQPVELRGKLSNNLFETVGKLIGYLETNTQQGAQEALDDLTDVQSHISTYLAGVGARRNRLDITNNILYGLQLNATERKSSIEDVDIAELMTQMHMQQITYEAVLKSSTTIMRMSLVNFM, encoded by the coding sequence ATGCGTGTCAGCCATCGAAATATCTACGCAAACGTGCTCAGCTACATGAACCGGTCGCTTTCGAGCCTGGTCGAGCTGAACCTGCAGGCTTCCAGCCAGAAAAAGATCAACCGTCCCTCGGATGATCCTATCGGCATGTCCCGGGTACTCTCTTACCGGGATTCCATGGCCTCCATGGCCCAGTATCGGAAAAACATTGACACGGCCCAGGGCTGGAACAGCCTGGCCGATGAAAACCTGATTCAGGTCAACGTGGTCATTACCCGACTCAAGGAGCTTGCCCAACAAGCCGCGACGGGCACGTTGTCGGCGGACAACCGGGAACAGATCTCCTTTGAGGCCCGCCAGCTTTACAGCCAACTGATCACACTTTCCAACGCATCATATGAAGGCAAATACATCTACTCCGGCCATAAAACCGACACGGCAGCGTTTCGGGAAGCTTTGTTCGCGCAAAGCAACGGGAATGGAACACTGGATGGAAATATTCTGAGCGTGGAAGGAGGCACATCGGGGACCGTACTTGTTCAATTTCTTGATGATGGAGGCCTCTCCTCTGCGCCACCACCAGCCTTCAGGTATTCCAACGACGGAGGGAAATCCTGGAACAATGGCACGTACGATCCAGCTCCGCCATTGAACACACAGGTTCTTCTCATGGGAGGTGTTCGGGTTACGGTTAACAATACTGCAAATGTAGTCGCCACTGATATCGCTAATGATGACAACGACACATCCGGTTCTTGGCTCTGGGTTCGACCAACGGCAGTTTATCAGGGGGATGACGAAAACAGCATCGCGGTGGAACATTTCGGTTCCACCCCGGGGCTCAATCCGGAGGCAGCCGGGGTCTTCAAAACAAACGTCAATATTCGCATCGACTCGAATGACGGTACGAACATCGGCTTCTCCTACAGCACTGACGGAGGGCGTAGCTGGACGGAGGGGAATACGGCTCCAGTAGGTACCCCGTCCTTACCGGTTCCCGGTGGTTTTTTGAACCTCGCCACCAATCCCGTCCCGGGCGATCAATTCGTCATCCGCCCCAACCGTGCCCTGATGCATGTCGAGATATCCCAGAACGAAACCATCCAAATCAACAATATCGGCAAAGATGTATTCGGCGGGCTGTACAACAGTCAGCCGGTGGAGCTGCGCGGCAAGCTGTCCAACAATCTTTTTGAAACCGTCGGCAAACTGATCGGGTATCTGGAGACGAACACCCAGCAAGGTGCTCAGGAGGCCCTGGACGACCTGACCGACGTGCAGAGTCACATCTCCACCTATCTTGCCGGGGTCGGAGCGCGGCGGAATCGGTTGGATATCACGAACAACATCCTGTACGGATTGCAGTTGAATGCGACTGAACGCAAAAGCAGCATCGAAGACGTGGACATTGCCGAGTTGATGACCCAGATGCACATGCAGCAGATCACCTACGAGGCCGTGTTGAAATCCTCCACCACAATCATGCGAATGAGCCTGGTCAATTTCATGTAG
- the flgK gene encoding flagellar hook-associated protein FlgK, whose translation MTVGVNSLLNTGKGALLAFQAAIHVTGENIANVNTPGYSRRTVRLEENPSIDYRPGQIGTGVTAKEVIRHYDYFIERQYLDKSSTMHRWNSLHANLRQVELLFNESIGDGLNDVMAKFWADWQNVSLRPDDMASRGQLTSTAQNMTQIINQLERDLGLFQRQMDDFIRQDVNRANELLREIAVINSKITVHDIPGQNNANALLDKRDSMVRELAGLLDIQTQDKGNGEFFVMTTAGHTLVDGQNFFELKFEGAQAFKSLAVGSSYTGTNNIQFSGTSEREYLVEVLSGGNADGGATYRVSLDGGVTWLKDDNGVQREFTTQLQTNKVTIEGLDIWFDAGDLSAGDKFTIVPKSGLYWYENTSSKMNITPQIHFNGEDNRRRITGGSLTGYFNFRDDYIGNFREKLDTLASTMAWEVNRIHSQGAGLEKFGQVLGTHGVSNQTEPLSSLSSGLFYGDKLQQGNLTVWVYDSAGVPLPQQLTFAGGASPPNFDPATHNLADVEAAFDGLTGIDAEIVDNRLWITATNGNSFAFGSDSTGLLAALGINTFFDGTDARGLSINQDVFNNLSLINVGHVNGAGEINNGDNETAKAIAALQYEKVNFRTTFQGKTSQTLQSFYGSLVGDVGAATSNASFNYSFNKALSDDLRNRQEEISGVNLDEEMSSLIKFQHSYSAAAKLISTADQMFQTILAMK comes from the coding sequence ATGACCGTAGGCGTCAACTCACTCCTGAACACCGGCAAGGGCGCGCTCCTGGCCTTCCAGGCCGCCATTCACGTCACCGGCGAGAACATCGCCAACGTGAATACCCCGGGTTACAGTCGGCGTACCGTTCGTCTGGAGGAAAACCCGAGCATCGATTATCGCCCAGGGCAAATCGGAACGGGCGTGACCGCCAAGGAAGTCATCCGCCATTACGACTACTTCATCGAGCGCCAGTACCTGGACAAGTCCTCCACCATGCACCGCTGGAATTCCCTGCACGCGAACCTGCGTCAGGTGGAGCTGCTGTTCAACGAGTCCATCGGCGACGGCCTGAACGACGTGATGGCCAAGTTTTGGGCGGACTGGCAGAACGTCTCCCTGCGCCCGGACGACATGGCCTCTCGCGGCCAGCTCACCAGCACGGCCCAAAACATGACCCAGATCATCAATCAATTGGAACGCGACCTGGGTCTGTTCCAGCGCCAGATGGACGACTTCATCCGGCAGGACGTGAACCGGGCCAACGAATTGCTCCGGGAAATAGCCGTGATTAACAGCAAGATCACGGTCCACGACATCCCCGGACAGAACAACGCCAACGCTCTCCTGGACAAACGCGACTCCATGGTCCGCGAACTCGCCGGCCTCCTGGACATCCAGACCCAGGACAAGGGCAACGGCGAATTCTTCGTCATGACCACGGCAGGGCATACGTTGGTGGACGGGCAAAATTTCTTTGAGTTGAAGTTTGAGGGGGCGCAAGCATTTAAATCTCTTGCTGTAGGTTCTTCATACACCGGAACGAATAATATTCAATTTTCTGGCACCTCAGAACGTGAATACCTTGTTGAAGTACTGAGTGGCGGTAATGCTGATGGCGGTGCCACTTACAGGGTCTCGCTGGATGGTGGAGTCACTTGGCTCAAGGATGACAATGGAGTTCAACGAGAGTTCACCACTCAACTGCAAACAAACAAGGTAACCATCGAAGGCCTTGATATTTGGTTTGATGCCGGAGATTTAAGCGCTGGGGACAAGTTCACCATCGTGCCCAAAAGCGGATTGTATTGGTACGAAAATACGTCTTCAAAAATGAACATCACTCCCCAGATCCATTTCAACGGGGAGGACAACCGCCGAAGAATCACCGGCGGTTCCCTGACCGGCTACTTCAATTTCCGAGACGACTATATCGGCAACTTCCGGGAAAAACTGGATACGCTCGCCTCAACCATGGCCTGGGAAGTGAACCGGATACACAGCCAAGGGGCTGGGCTGGAAAAATTTGGACAAGTGTTGGGAACGCATGGGGTTTCAAATCAAACAGAGCCTTTGAGCAGTTTGTCTTCTGGTTTGTTTTATGGAGATAAGCTTCAGCAAGGCAATTTAACCGTTTGGGTTTATGACTCGGCGGGAGTACCTTTGCCCCAACAGCTCACCTTTGCAGGGGGCGCTTCACCTCCCAACTTCGACCCCGCTACCCACAACCTCGCAGACGTTGAGGCTGCATTCGACGGATTGACGGGAATTGATGCTGAAATTGTCGACAACCGTTTATGGATTACGGCTACTAACGGCAATTCCTTCGCCTTCGGCTCCGACTCCACCGGCCTCCTGGCGGCCCTAGGCATCAACACGTTCTTTGACGGTACGGACGCGCGCGGCTTAAGCATAAACCAGGATGTTTTCAATAATCTTTCGCTGATCAATGTCGGGCACGTCAATGGCGCCGGGGAAATCAACAACGGAGACAATGAAACGGCCAAGGCCATCGCGGCCCTTCAGTACGAAAAAGTCAATTTCAGAACAACCTTCCAGGGAAAAACCTCGCAAACCCTGCAAAGTTTTTACGGTTCCCTGGTCGGCGATGTCGGGGCGGCCACGAGCAACGCCAGTTTTAACTATAGTTTCAACAAGGCCCTGTCCGACGATCTGCGAAACCGTCAGGAAGAAATTTCCGGCGTGAATCTGGACGAGGAAATGAGCAGCCTGATCAAATTTCAGCATTCCTATAGCGCCGCTGCCAAGCTCATCTCCACGGCGGACCAGATGTTTCAGACCATCTTAGCCATGAAGTAG
- a CDS encoding flagellar protein FlgN: protein MSRAILQNLHRQKQALFLLSHLLDEEFQHLSKSDPQAVASVEFSIQELLRQIADERRELKCAIHQIDPALPGIRDLPLILDESIRDQVRDTLRQIDVQEQDCARKAAQNAVTTRGLMDQNQALLDYLTNEIRPKNGHTYSQRGRWLHPGDTGALLKGRL from the coding sequence ATGTCCCGAGCCATACTGCAAAATCTGCATCGTCAAAAACAGGCGCTCTTTCTCCTGTCCCACCTCCTGGACGAGGAGTTTCAGCACCTGAGCAAGAGCGATCCCCAAGCCGTGGCCTCAGTGGAATTTTCCATCCAGGAACTGCTACGCCAGATCGCCGACGAACGCCGCGAACTCAAGTGCGCCATCCATCAGATCGACCCTGCCCTGCCGGGCATTCGTGACCTGCCGCTGATCCTCGACGAATCCATCCGAGACCAAGTCCGGGACACCCTCCGCCAAATCGACGTCCAGGAGCAGGACTGCGCCCGGAAAGCCGCCCAGAATGCCGTGACCACCCGCGGCCTGATGGACCAGAACCAGGCCCTCCTGGATTACCTGACCAACGAAATCCGGCCCAAGAACGGACACACCTATTCCCAGCGCGGCAGATGGCTGCACCCTGGCGACACTGGCGCCCTGCTCAAGGGCAGACTGTAG
- a CDS encoding peptidoglycan DD-metalloendopeptidase family protein → MISLPDTNTLLLGHGQNDVHRRFDALRGLRSGASPEAAQMNAPHGDQQSTADAKHESKLREASQDFEAMFLHQLIKQMRATVPHHDPLRGKGEEFWQSHFDMEMASVLSRSGGIGLGDMIFEQLRQTQVQATRDSDPVGKPMPLTILAPTPNSTTDITASEDDPEASLAATYPQVAASQGPFATPPGRAQASSFDAVSIPGTTSTMSMVRSLARSIEERGGVVPEHPGSVNDPSPIGNIDSPSPILPPMQWPLEGRVSSGFGWRRDPFTGEQAWHSGVDMVAPKGAPIGAAWDGRVVFVGQRGGYGNMVVLEHSGGWRSYYAHNDQNSVKVGDKVQAGQQIATVGSTGRSTGPHLHFEVRQGATAWNPKQIRDRLEAGLHIGKQDSA, encoded by the coding sequence ATGATCAGCCTGCCGGATACGAACACCCTGCTGCTCGGTCACGGGCAAAACGATGTTCACCGGCGTTTCGACGCTCTCCGTGGACTGCGCTCCGGAGCGTCCCCCGAGGCTGCCCAGATGAACGCCCCCCATGGCGACCAGCAAAGCACGGCTGACGCGAAGCACGAGAGCAAACTGCGGGAGGCCAGCCAGGACTTCGAAGCCATGTTTCTGCACCAGTTGATCAAGCAGATGCGGGCCACGGTCCCGCATCACGACCCGCTACGGGGCAAGGGCGAAGAATTCTGGCAGTCCCATTTCGACATGGAAATGGCCTCTGTCCTGTCCCGAAGCGGCGGCATCGGCCTGGGGGACATGATCTTCGAGCAACTTCGACAAACCCAGGTTCAGGCCACCAGGGACAGCGACCCGGTGGGCAAGCCCATGCCCTTGACCATTCTTGCGCCAACCCCGAATTCCACCACCGACATCACCGCCTCGGAAGACGATCCGGAAGCCTCCCTGGCCGCAACCTATCCCCAAGTGGCCGCATCCCAAGGGCCGTTCGCGACTCCCCCGGGCCGCGCCCAAGCCTCCTCCTTCGACGCCGTAAGCATCCCCGGGACAACCAGCACCATGAGCATGGTTCGCTCCCTTGCCCGTTCCATTGAGGAACGCGGCGGTGTGGTCCCCGAGCACCCTGGGTCTGTAAACGACCCGAGCCCAATCGGGAACATCGATTCGCCCTCTCCGATCCTGCCCCCCATGCAATGGCCCCTTGAAGGCCGGGTCAGCTCTGGGTTCGGCTGGCGTCGGGATCCCTTTACCGGAGAGCAAGCCTGGCACTCCGGCGTGGACATGGTCGCCCCCAAAGGAGCGCCCATCGGCGCGGCCTGGGACGGCCGGGTGGTCTTCGTGGGCCAACGCGGCGGATACGGAAACATGGTAGTCCTGGAACATTCCGGAGGATGGCGCTCCTATTACGCCCACAACGACCAAAACTCCGTCAAGGTCGGGGACAAGGTCCAGGCCGGACAGCAGATCGCCACAGTGGGCTCCACCGGCCGCTCCACCGGCCCCCACCTGCACTTCGAGGTCCGCCAGGGGGCCACGGCCTGGAATCCAAAACAGATCCGGGATCGTCTGGAGGCCGGGTTGCACATCGGTAAACAGGATTCGGCCTAA
- a CDS encoding flagellar basal body P-ring protein FlgI, with protein MGFLFSLMGSNLAQASVRIKDIATVAGDRTNQLVGYGLVVGLSGTGDRRGAEFTIQSMSNMLERMGVRVDRSKLRVRNVAAVMVTTQMPVSSRAGSSLDISVSSVGDASSLLGGVLLMTPLRGVDGQVYALAQGPLLLGGFSAGGEAAQAQKNITTVGLIPNGATVERSVPFQFNEQHNVVLHLQTKDFSTAVQVVDRINANFGTPLARAMDVSTIEVDIPDMYQGNLVPFIAALEGLPITPDSRARVVVDEKTGTVVVGQNVRLSKVAVAHGNLHIVVAERPEVVQPQPFSLGQTAVVPRTELGIREEDRRLTLLEGATLQDLVNGLNAIGATPRDLISILRTLKSAGALHADVEVI; from the coding sequence ATGGGCTTCTTGTTCTCGCTGATGGGAAGCAACCTCGCCCAGGCCAGCGTCCGGATCAAGGATATAGCTACCGTGGCCGGCGACCGTACCAATCAGTTGGTGGGTTACGGACTGGTGGTCGGCCTGTCCGGCACCGGCGACCGCCGGGGCGCGGAGTTCACCATCCAGTCCATGTCCAACATGCTGGAACGGATGGGGGTCCGGGTGGACCGCTCCAAGCTGCGGGTGCGCAACGTGGCGGCGGTGATGGTCACCACCCAGATGCCGGTTTCGTCCCGAGCCGGGTCCAGCCTGGACATCTCCGTATCCTCGGTGGGCGATGCATCCAGCCTGCTGGGCGGCGTCCTGCTGATGACTCCGCTGCGCGGTGTGGACGGCCAGGTCTACGCCCTGGCCCAGGGTCCATTGCTTCTGGGCGGCTTCAGCGCCGGTGGCGAAGCGGCCCAGGCCCAGAAAAACATCACCACCGTGGGCCTGATCCCCAACGGGGCCACGGTGGAACGCTCCGTGCCCTTCCAGTTCAATGAGCAGCACAACGTGGTTCTGCATCTCCAGACAAAGGACTTTTCCACCGCGGTTCAGGTGGTGGACCGGATCAACGCCAACTTCGGAACACCCCTGGCCCGGGCCATGGACGTTTCCACCATCGAAGTGGACATTCCGGACATGTACCAGGGCAATCTGGTTCCCTTCATCGCGGCTCTGGAGGGCCTGCCCATCACGCCGGACTCACGGGCCCGTGTCGTGGTGGATGAAAAGACCGGCACCGTGGTCGTGGGCCAGAACGTTCGCCTGTCCAAGGTCGCCGTGGCCCACGGCAATCTGCACATCGTCGTGGCTGAGCGTCCGGAGGTGGTCCAGCCTCAGCCCTTTTCCCTGGGTCAGACCGCCGTGGTTCCGCGCACTGAGTTGGGCATTCGCGAGGAAGACCGCCGCCTGACCCTGCTGGAAGGCGCCACCCTGCAAGACTTGGTTAATGGTCTCAACGCCATCGGCGCGACCCCCCGCGACCTGATCTCCATCCTGCGCACCCTGAAGTCGGCCGGAGCGCTGCACGCGGACGTGGAGGTAATCTAA
- a CDS encoding flagellar basal body L-ring protein FlgH produces the protein MILAMVLALNGFACAPARTQSMPSPILTQTVDYPQPAELNPGSLFNPASAELLFADNRARRVGDIVRIKIVEESKATNKATTDTSRDSSISMGIEHLLDQRLVNLGLPVLGIDRGQFGEGELIAAKTSNSFKGDGETKRESTITATVGARVIKMLPNGLMQVEGARETRVNNETQIIVVRGLVRSTDIDPDNTILSTHMADATIELYGMGVLADKQRPGWLTRILDNVWPF, from the coding sequence ATGATCCTGGCAATGGTCCTCGCCCTGAACGGCTTCGCCTGTGCCCCGGCCAGGACCCAAAGCATGCCGAGTCCGATCCTGACCCAAACCGTGGACTACCCTCAACCGGCCGAACTCAATCCCGGTTCACTGTTCAATCCGGCCAGCGCGGAGCTACTCTTCGCGGACAACCGGGCCAGACGGGTGGGTGACATCGTCCGGATCAAAATCGTGGAGGAAAGCAAGGCCACGAACAAGGCCACCACGGACACCTCCAGGGATTCATCAATCAGCATGGGCATCGAGCATTTGCTGGACCAGCGGCTGGTCAACCTGGGCTTGCCCGTTTTGGGCATTGATCGCGGCCAGTTCGGAGAGGGCGAATTGATCGCTGCCAAGACGTCCAACTCTTTCAAGGGCGACGGGGAAACCAAACGCGAATCCACCATCACGGCCACTGTCGGCGCACGGGTGATCAAGATGCTTCCCAACGGCCTGATGCAGGTGGAAGGAGCCCGGGAAACTCGTGTGAACAACGAAACCCAGATCATCGTGGTCCGCGGGCTGGTCCGCTCCACGGACATCGACCCGGACAACACCATCCTCTCCACGCACATGGCCGACGCGACCATCGAACTCTACGGCATGGGCGTTCTGGCGGACAAGCAGCGGCCCGGATGGCTGACTCGGATACTGGACAACGTCTGGCCGTTTTAG